One window of the Pristis pectinata isolate sPriPec2 chromosome 13, sPriPec2.1.pri, whole genome shotgun sequence genome contains the following:
- the si:dkey-148a17.6 gene encoding leukotriene B4 receptor 1 encodes MELSNNTKGRDPSVGMGKGIAASIVLGITCLIGIPGNSMVIWVILAKMKKRSSTILLILNLAIADLVVLITLPLWIYSITNSWVFGEASCKVLGYLIYCNLYGSVFFIMLMSIDRFMAVIYPFASQKWRKESSICKVVAIVWILAFLFAVPIILVKKVEVINGKPQCSVREYDSEAQQITCLTLETFVGFVIPFTVLAICYVYVARRVNKMTFKSKNKSEMLIAGIVIAFVICWLPYHVFNVIEFASLMVKPNSDASNTLEHISEVGSYVTGALAFISSSINPLLYAFAAKSLRSGFRSSVMAKVFEQMGQSTKDEYTMERINTTKMESIQDL; translated from the coding sequence ATGGAGCTATCAAACAACACCAAAGGAAGAGATCCCTCAGTCGGCATGGGAAAAGGTATAGCAGCAAGCATCGTCCTTGGAATAACATGTCTCATTGGAATTCCAGGAAATTCAATGGTTATCTGGGTGATATTGGCTAAGATGAAAAAGCGATCGTCCACAATTTTGCTGATCCTGAATCTGGCCATTGCGGATCTGGTTGTTCTGATCACATTACCTCTATGGATTTATTCCATCACAAACAGCTGGGTCTTTGGAGAAGCTTCGTGCAAGGTCCTTGGCTATCTCATTTATTGCAACCTGTATGGCAGTGTGTTCTTCATCATGTTAATGAGCATTGATCGTTTCATGGCTGTAATCTATCCATTTGCATCACAAAAATGGCGGAAGGAAAGCTCCATTTGCAAAGTGGTTGCTATTGTTTGGAtactggcttttctctttgctgtTCCTATTATTTTAGTTAAAAAAGTTGAGGTTATAAATGGTAAGCCCCAGTGTTCAGTCCGTGAATATGATTCTGAAGCCCAACAAATTACCTGCCTCACATTGGAAACATTTGTTGGATTTGTGATTCCTTTTACAGTGCTCGCTATCTGTTATGTATATGTTGCTAGAAGGGTGAACAAAATGACTTTTAAGAgtaaaaacaaatctgaaatgCTAATTGCTGGTATTGTGATAGCATTTGTAATCTGCTGGCTTCCTTACCATGTGTTCAATGTGATCGAATTTGCTTCCCTGATGGTGAAGCCAAACTCGGATGCATCAAATACACTGGAGCACATTTCTGAGGTTGGATCATACGTTACTGGAGCTTTAGCTTTCATCAGCAGTAGCATTAACCCTCTGCTTTATGCATTTGCTGCCAAGAGTTTGCGGAGTGGTTTTCGGTCCTCAGTAATGGCAAAGGTATTTGAGCAAATGGGTCAGTCGACTAAAGATGAATATACTATGGAACGCATTAATACAACGAAAATGGAAAGTATCCAAGATTTGTAA